The following are from one region of the Qipengyuania flava genome:
- a CDS encoding M48 family metallopeptidase: MRKLCLAAGAAAMALQPLAAAASDTAVADAVAAADPLPELYQPQDDLERGLWLRMDEYERDLKSSRQVIHDPELNAYVRSVLCKMVGEAECQNIRLYISHTPHFNATMAPNGVMQVWSGLLLRTQNEAQLATVLAHEYAHFRQRHGVKLFREAKEKSNTAAWLAFTGIGLIASIAIAGSIFKFSREQEQEADLGGLALLDAAGYDTSEAAVLWQQLINEEDATRLARGKKKKRKAKAGMFDTHPANQQRIDYLREAAAGTPGTPGQTGLAEYQRAMRNWWPVFLDDQLKMNDDGASTYLLDSMINANGSTPWLEFGRGELARRKGTPEALEAAVSHYSAAIAAGGDLPELWRGRGLALKKLGQPAAAKADLEEYLVRAPEAADHAMISMISGGIQ; encoded by the coding sequence ATGCGCAAGCTTTGCCTCGCAGCAGGTGCAGCGGCGATGGCTCTTCAGCCACTTGCCGCCGCCGCAAGCGACACGGCTGTTGCCGATGCGGTTGCTGCCGCCGATCCGCTGCCCGAACTCTACCAGCCGCAGGACGATCTGGAGCGCGGCCTGTGGCTGCGCATGGATGAGTATGAGCGCGATCTGAAATCCTCGCGCCAGGTCATTCATGATCCTGAGCTCAACGCCTATGTGCGCTCCGTCCTTTGCAAGATGGTGGGCGAGGCGGAGTGCCAGAACATCCGGCTCTACATCTCGCACACGCCACACTTCAACGCGACCATGGCGCCCAACGGCGTCATGCAGGTCTGGTCGGGGCTGCTGCTGCGCACCCAGAACGAAGCCCAGCTGGCCACCGTCCTGGCGCATGAATACGCGCATTTCCGCCAACGCCACGGGGTGAAGCTGTTCCGCGAGGCCAAGGAGAAGTCGAATACGGCAGCCTGGCTTGCCTTTACCGGCATCGGCCTGATCGCCTCGATCGCGATCGCCGGATCGATCTTCAAGTTCTCGCGCGAGCAGGAGCAGGAAGCCGATCTCGGCGGGCTCGCGCTGCTCGATGCGGCTGGATACGACACCAGCGAGGCCGCGGTGCTGTGGCAGCAGCTGATCAACGAAGAGGACGCAACGCGCCTCGCTCGCGGGAAGAAGAAGAAGCGCAAGGCCAAGGCGGGCATGTTCGATACCCACCCGGCCAACCAGCAGCGTATCGACTACCTGCGCGAAGCGGCTGCCGGGACACCCGGAACGCCGGGCCAGACAGGCCTTGCCGAATACCAGCGGGCCATGCGCAACTGGTGGCCGGTATTCCTCGACGACCAGCTCAAGATGAACGATGACGGGGCGAGCACCTACCTGCTCGATTCCATGATCAACGCCAACGGCTCAACGCCCTGGCTCGAATTTGGTCGCGGCGAGCTGGCGCGCCGGAAGGGCACGCCCGAAGCGCTGGAGGCCGCTGTATCGCATTACAGCGCAGCCATCGCGGCAGGCGGTGACCTGCCCGAACTGTGGCGCGGCCGTGGCCTCGCCCTGAAAAAGCTCGGCCAGCCGGCCGCGGCGAAAGCCGACCTTGAAGAGTATCTCGTCCGCGCGCCCGAAGCCGCGGACCACGCAATGATTTCGATGATTTCCGGAGGGATCCAATGA
- a CDS encoding M16 family metallopeptidase, with the protein MRKQHFLTASAFALALGLGVTVTAPTIAQAQAAAADEVKPAELTALVDEVDIPYEKFTLDNGLDVIVHTDRKAPIVAVAVWYNVGSKDEPEGKSGFAHLFEHLMFNGSENAPNDYFQYLQEMGATDYNGTTNFDRTNYFQTVPRPALERALWLESDRMGYLLGAVTQEKLDNQRGVVQNEKRQGDNQPGGLIFYEIINTLFPAPHPYDHSPIGSMADLDSASMDDVRGWFRDKYGPNNATIVLAGDVSAEEARPLVEKYFGPIARGPVNNPAEAEITELAEDVRTVMRDQVAATSINKYWTAPGITDRELIALDIGAQILGGLSSSRLDNALVRDEGLAVSVSGGNFAFQRVGILTVSATAAPDADPAVVEQRLNELVAQFIAEGPTEDEVRRAATSSVADTIRGLEQVGGFGGKAVTLAQGEVLADAPDFYAKQFEVLSSLTPADVQAAMQRWLTRPSMTLVLEPGERDSDYEEAASVAAEADDAVADPAASELTVTKVRPAPPIESVAELDFPDVERTTLANGMTLHYANRTAIPATYVTLSFNAGSAADPADKRGLESLALRLFEEGTTTKSSRVIAETSERLGADISLGGGADRSTFTLSALSANLVPSLELMSDMVRNPAFAPAEIERVRAQQVTSVQQAMRTPASIAARTAAPLIYGADSPYAGPGDGTVASLGAITREDITGFKNRWIRPDNGEVFVVSDRPLEEVAAALNEVFGDWQAPAVAKGEKTFASAAASSDEGSRIVLVNRPNSPQSYIYGGQLTPADARDETYVDFLNANNALGGNFLARLNMNLRESKGWSYGVRGAPLTNENAVAYTVRAPVQADRTGDALAELIRETGEFLSTNGVNEEEITRIVTAEIGELPGQFETSGAILRAMQNNALYGRPDNYYELLADRYRAQTQASLDAAARATIDPDGFVWVVVGDAEVVAPQLEQLGLPVEQVEMGSTE; encoded by the coding sequence ATGCGCAAACAGCATTTCCTGACCGCCAGCGCCTTTGCCCTAGCCCTTGGGCTGGGGGTCACCGTTACCGCTCCGACCATTGCCCAGGCGCAGGCCGCGGCGGCCGATGAGGTCAAGCCCGCAGAGCTCACCGCGCTGGTCGACGAAGTCGATATTCCCTACGAGAAGTTCACGCTCGACAACGGCCTCGACGTCATCGTCCATACCGATCGCAAGGCGCCCATCGTGGCCGTGGCCGTGTGGTACAATGTCGGTTCGAAGGACGAGCCGGAAGGCAAGTCGGGCTTTGCCCACCTGTTCGAACACCTGATGTTCAACGGCTCGGAAAACGCACCCAACGACTATTTCCAGTACCTGCAGGAAATGGGCGCGACCGATTACAACGGCACCACCAATTTCGACCGCACCAACTACTTCCAGACCGTTCCGCGCCCGGCGCTGGAACGCGCGCTGTGGCTGGAAAGCGACCGCATGGGCTACTTGCTGGGTGCCGTCACGCAGGAGAAGCTCGATAACCAGCGCGGCGTGGTGCAGAACGAAAAGCGTCAGGGCGACAACCAGCCCGGCGGCCTGATCTTCTACGAGATCATCAACACGCTCTTCCCGGCACCCCACCCCTACGACCACTCGCCGATCGGTTCGATGGCCGACCTCGACAGCGCGAGCATGGACGATGTGCGCGGCTGGTTCCGTGACAAGTACGGCCCGAACAACGCCACCATCGTGCTGGCCGGCGATGTCAGTGCCGAAGAAGCCCGCCCGCTGGTCGAGAAGTACTTCGGCCCCATCGCTCGCGGCCCGGTGAACAACCCGGCCGAAGCGGAGATCACCGAGCTTGCCGAAGATGTTCGCACCGTGATGCGCGACCAGGTCGCGGCCACCAGCATCAACAAGTACTGGACCGCGCCGGGCATTACCGACCGTGAACTTATCGCGCTGGACATCGGCGCGCAGATCCTCGGCGGCCTGTCCTCGAGCCGCCTCGACAACGCGCTGGTGCGCGATGAAGGGCTGGCCGTCAGCGTTTCGGGCGGCAACTTTGCCTTCCAGCGCGTCGGTATCCTCACCGTTTCCGCGACCGCAGCGCCGGACGCCGATCCGGCCGTGGTCGAACAGCGCCTCAACGAACTCGTCGCGCAGTTCATCGCCGAAGGCCCGACCGAAGACGAAGTACGCCGCGCCGCCACCAGCAGCGTAGCCGACACCATCCGCGGCCTCGAACAGGTCGGTGGATTCGGCGGCAAGGCCGTGACGCTCGCGCAGGGAGAGGTCCTGGCCGACGCGCCGGACTTCTACGCCAAGCAGTTCGAAGTCCTCTCCTCGCTCACCCCGGCTGATGTCCAGGCGGCAATGCAGCGCTGGCTGACCCGTCCGTCGATGACGCTGGTCCTTGAACCGGGCGAGCGCGACAGCGATTACGAAGAAGCCGCAAGCGTGGCCGCCGAAGCCGATGATGCCGTAGCCGATCCCGCCGCAAGTGAGCTCACCGTCACCAAGGTGCGCCCGGCCCCGCCGATTGAATCGGTCGCGGAACTCGACTTCCCCGATGTCGAACGCACCACTCTCGCCAACGGCATGACGCTGCATTACGCCAACCGCACGGCAATCCCGGCGACCTATGTGACGCTGTCGTTCAACGCCGGCAGCGCCGCCGATCCGGCCGACAAGCGCGGCCTTGAAAGCCTCGCGCTGCGCCTGTTCGAAGAAGGCACCACGACCAAGAGCTCGCGCGTCATCGCCGAGACCAGCGAACGCCTTGGTGCGGACATTTCGCTGGGTGGCGGCGCCGACCGGTCGACCTTCACCCTGTCGGCGCTTTCGGCCAACCTCGTACCTTCGCTCGAGCTGATGTCCGACATGGTCCGCAACCCGGCCTTCGCCCCGGCGGAGATCGAGCGCGTGCGTGCCCAGCAGGTCACCAGCGTCCAGCAGGCGATGCGCACCCCTGCCTCGATTGCAGCCCGCACGGCCGCCCCGCTGATCTACGGCGCGGACAGCCCCTATGCGGGTCCGGGCGATGGCACGGTGGCCTCGCTTGGCGCCATCACGCGTGAGGACATCACAGGGTTCAAGAACCGCTGGATCCGCCCCGACAACGGCGAAGTGTTCGTCGTCTCCGACCGTCCGCTGGAAGAGGTCGCTGCTGCGCTCAACGAAGTGTTCGGCGACTGGCAGGCTCCGGCCGTTGCCAAGGGCGAAAAGACCTTTGCCAGCGCCGCGGCCTCTTCGGATGAAGGCAGCCGCATCGTGCTGGTCAACCGGCCCAACTCGCCGCAGAGCTACATCTACGGCGGCCAGCTGACCCCGGCTGATGCGCGCGACGAGACCTATGTCGACTTCCTCAACGCCAACAACGCGCTGGGCGGCAACTTCCTCGCTCGCCTCAACATGAACCTGCGCGAAAGCAAAGGCTGGAGCTACGGCGTACGCGGCGCTCCGCTGACCAACGAGAACGCGGTTGCCTACACCGTGCGCGCACCGGTCCAGGCCGACCGCACGGGCGATGCGCTGGCCGAGCTGATCCGCGAGACGGGCGAGTTCCTCAGCACCAACGGCGTGAACGAGGAGGAAATCACCCGCATCGTCACCGCCGAGATCGGAGAGCTTCCGGGCCAGTTCGAAACCTCGGGCGCGATCCTGCGCGCGATGCAGAACAACGCGCTCTACGGCCGTCCCGACAACTATTACGAGCTGCTGGCCGATCGCTACCGTGCGCAGACGCAGGCCAGCCTCGATGCCGCTGCACGCGCCACCATCGATCCGGACGGTTTCGTCTGGGTGGTTGTGGGCGATGCCGAGGTGGTCGCACCCCAGCTTGAGCAGCTCGGCCTCCCGGTCGAGCAGGTCGAGATGGGCTCAACCGAGTAA
- a CDS encoding penicillin acylase family protein, producing MTSWLGRIGFALLILVLAAFIALATWEPFWAKRDGVALSDETYTAEIIRDEFGVPHIYGERDRDVAYGVAIAHAEDDFSTLQDVIAMARGRYGAIAGQDGAAIDYVYHLLDARGTAESEYPKLPADTQALFEAYATGLNDYAAQHPGELKLGNLFPVEGKDVAAGFALRQPFFFGLNGVIEPLVTGGDLRREFGPDIPGFPREGSSDTALQPAEDAAEDAEKESLAYSPFGRDGAHNGSNAFAVTPERSGGPTTLISNSHQPLRGGVAWYEFSVESEEGWHFTGANFPGSPFPFLGHNRTLGWTNTVNMPDMVDVYELELDESGTRYRFADEWRDLETRTVTLPVRFGPVVLPIRREIHRSVHGPVIKNDKGAFAFRYGGIGNLGQLDAYYRLNKATNLEEWEAVLSRMDIPSTNFIYADAEGNIAYVYNAAIPDRPEGANWRGVLDGSDPALLTDGPVEYEELPRYVNPASGWLYNANNTPFTAAGEGSDLAPEDFAPELGVELKQTNRSRMAWKLLSEAGQLDRAALERVKYDTGYMRAGYIADLWDGLEALDLSERPDLAPARDLLIEWDFTADNIGPADSLALLIIREFMSCRYQNKGCPTVLEELEKAVTHLDTHFGRLDVPMSELLRLRQGDVDLPLDGGSDTLRASTLWHVHDDGRLALRHGDSFIQWVEWMPGERVTSRSIQPFGAATTRPRSPHYTDQMQLFVEKRLKPVHFWREDVLANAQTRKTVTNRR from the coding sequence ATGACGTCATGGTTGGGGCGCATCGGGTTTGCGCTGCTGATACTCGTGCTGGCCGCGTTCATCGCGCTCGCCACCTGGGAGCCCTTCTGGGCCAAGCGCGACGGCGTGGCCCTGTCGGACGAGACCTACACCGCCGAGATCATCCGCGACGAATTCGGCGTGCCGCACATCTACGGCGAGCGCGACCGCGACGTGGCCTATGGCGTGGCGATCGCCCATGCGGAGGACGATTTCAGCACCCTGCAGGACGTGATCGCGATGGCGCGCGGGCGCTACGGCGCGATTGCCGGGCAGGACGGCGCGGCAATCGACTATGTCTACCACTTGCTCGATGCGCGCGGCACCGCGGAGAGCGAGTATCCCAAGCTGCCCGCCGATACACAGGCGCTGTTCGAAGCCTACGCAACCGGTCTCAACGACTACGCCGCGCAGCACCCGGGCGAGCTGAAGCTCGGCAATCTCTTCCCGGTCGAAGGCAAGGATGTCGCCGCCGGCTTCGCGCTGCGCCAACCGTTCTTCTTCGGCCTCAACGGGGTGATCGAACCGCTGGTGACAGGCGGCGACCTGCGACGCGAATTCGGGCCCGACATTCCCGGTTTCCCGCGCGAAGGCTCGTCCGACACCGCGCTCCAGCCGGCAGAAGATGCCGCAGAAGATGCAGAAAAGGAAAGCCTCGCCTACTCGCCCTTCGGCCGCGATGGCGCGCACAATGGCTCCAACGCCTTTGCCGTGACGCCCGAACGATCCGGCGGACCGACCACGCTTATCTCCAACAGCCACCAGCCGCTGCGCGGCGGGGTCGCGTGGTACGAATTCAGCGTGGAAAGCGAAGAAGGCTGGCACTTCACTGGGGCGAATTTCCCCGGCTCGCCCTTCCCCTTCCTCGGCCACAACCGCACGCTCGGCTGGACCAACACGGTCAACATGCCCGACATGGTCGACGTCTACGAGCTCGAGCTGGATGAGAGCGGCACGCGCTATCGCTTTGCCGACGAGTGGCGCGATCTGGAAACGCGCACCGTGACCCTGCCCGTGCGCTTTGGCCCCGTGGTCCTGCCGATCCGCCGCGAGATCCACCGCAGCGTCCACGGCCCGGTGATCAAGAACGACAAGGGCGCCTTTGCCTTCCGCTATGGCGGGATCGGCAATCTCGGCCAACTCGACGCCTATTACCGGCTCAACAAGGCGACCAATCTGGAAGAATGGGAAGCCGTGCTCTCCCGCATGGATATTCCCTCGACCAACTTCATCTACGCCGACGCCGAGGGCAACATCGCCTATGTCTACAACGCAGCGATCCCCGACCGGCCGGAAGGGGCCAACTGGCGCGGCGTCCTCGACGGGTCGGACCCTGCTCTCCTGACCGACGGCCCGGTCGAATACGAAGAGCTGCCCCGCTACGTGAACCCGGCGAGCGGCTGGCTCTACAACGCCAACAACACGCCGTTTACCGCAGCAGGCGAAGGCAGCGACCTCGCACCGGAAGACTTCGCGCCCGAACTTGGCGTTGAACTCAAGCAGACCAACCGCTCGCGCATGGCCTGGAAGCTGCTGAGCGAGGCCGGCCAGCTCGACCGCGCCGCGCTGGAGCGGGTCAAGTATGACACCGGATACATGCGCGCAGGTTACATCGCGGACCTCTGGGACGGGCTTGAAGCGCTCGACTTGTCCGAGCGTCCTGACTTGGCCCCGGCGCGCGATCTCCTGATCGAATGGGACTTCACTGCCGACAATATCGGGCCGGCCGACAGCCTCGCCCTGCTGATCATCCGCGAGTTCATGTCCTGCCGCTACCAGAACAAGGGCTGCCCGACCGTGCTCGAAGAGCTGGAGAAAGCCGTGACCCACCTCGACACGCATTTCGGCCGCCTCGACGTTCCGATGAGCGAGCTGCTGCGCCTGCGCCAGGGCGATGTCGACCTGCCGCTCGATGGCGGCTCCGACACCCTGCGCGCCTCGACCCTGTGGCACGTTCATGATGACGGCCGCCTCGCGCTGCGCCATGGCGACAGTTTCATCCAGTGGGTCGAATGGATGCCGGGCGAACGCGTTACCTCGCGCTCGATCCAGCCCTTCGGCGCGGCGACCACCCGGCCCCGCTCGCCGCACTACACCGACCAGATGCAGCTGTTCGTCGAGAAGCGGCTGAAACCCGTCCATTTCTGGCGCGAGGACGTCCTTGCAAACGCCCAGACCCGCAAAACGGTGACGAACCGCCGCTGA
- a CDS encoding ATP-binding protein, producing the protein MTAQITIGHESSGKPVEFDIEELLATRLLVQGNSGSGKSHLLRRLLEESAGMVQQVVIDPEGDFPSLAEKFGHVVIDGAAYSPPEIEALARRIREHRASVVLDLDGLEVEQQIRCAAQFLTALFDAPREHWYPALVVVDEAQMFAPAAAGEMAEDTRRMTLGAMTNLMCRGRKRGLAGIVATQRLAKLAKNVAAEASNFLMGRTFLDIDMVRAADLLGMERRQAERIRELERGHFLALGPAITRVPLACKIGPVQTGHTVQSEGLMALPDTAPEDMEALLTADLASEVAAAPPPPAPPPAPRVDEMEDSIARAEERQVDAPAEPIDTSHVAIRIEELIAELAGEEGIAFQSASAQYQTFLTRCRRERLIGPMPDMRAFRRRFAIAGAGLDELDEAMQARIMQLASAVEEDLLGPFLVIAKAAHAGETQVDENELARAYGTSSPGRIRRLLDHLERQGLVVVREDFGGDRTVMVPGLEGVGAG; encoded by the coding sequence GTGACAGCGCAGATCACCATCGGCCACGAATCCTCCGGCAAACCGGTCGAATTCGATATCGAGGAGCTTCTCGCGACCCGCTTGCTCGTCCAGGGCAATTCGGGGAGCGGCAAGTCGCACCTGCTGCGCCGCTTGCTCGAAGAAAGCGCTGGAATGGTCCAGCAGGTGGTGATCGACCCGGAAGGGGACTTCCCCTCGCTGGCCGAGAAGTTCGGCCATGTGGTGATCGACGGCGCCGCTTACTCTCCGCCCGAGATCGAGGCGCTGGCGCGCCGCATCCGTGAACACCGCGCCAGCGTGGTGCTCGACCTCGACGGGCTGGAGGTCGAACAGCAGATCCGCTGCGCCGCCCAGTTCCTGACTGCCCTGTTCGATGCTCCGCGCGAACATTGGTACCCCGCGCTGGTTGTGGTCGATGAAGCGCAAATGTTTGCGCCCGCCGCCGCAGGCGAGATGGCGGAAGACACCCGCCGAATGACGCTAGGCGCCATGACCAACCTGATGTGCCGCGGGCGCAAGCGCGGCCTTGCCGGGATTGTCGCGACCCAGCGGCTGGCGAAGCTGGCCAAGAACGTGGCCGCCGAAGCCTCCAACTTCCTGATGGGGCGCACCTTCCTCGATATCGACATGGTGCGCGCGGCCGACCTGCTGGGCATGGAGCGGCGGCAGGCGGAGCGCATCCGCGAGCTCGAGCGCGGGCATTTCCTCGCGCTCGGCCCGGCCATCACCCGCGTGCCGCTCGCCTGCAAGATCGGCCCGGTGCAGACCGGCCATACGGTGCAGAGCGAAGGGCTGATGGCGCTGCCGGACACCGCGCCTGAAGACATGGAAGCCTTGCTCACCGCCGATCTGGCGAGCGAAGTCGCCGCCGCGCCGCCTCCTCCGGCGCCGCCGCCCGCCCCGCGGGTGGATGAGATGGAAGACAGCATCGCCCGCGCCGAGGAACGCCAAGTCGATGCGCCAGCCGAACCGATCGACACCTCGCACGTCGCCATCCGGATCGAGGAACTGATCGCCGAACTGGCGGGCGAGGAGGGCATCGCCTTCCAGTCGGCCAGCGCGCAGTACCAGACTTTCCTGACGCGCTGCCGCCGCGAGCGGCTTATCGGCCCGATGCCCGATATGCGCGCCTTCCGCCGCCGTTTCGCCATTGCGGGCGCTGGGCTGGACGAACTCGATGAGGCGATGCAGGCGCGGATCATGCAGCTTGCCAGCGCGGTGGAAGAGGACCTGCTCGGCCCCTTCCTGGTGATCGCAAAGGCAGCCCATGCCGGGGAAACCCAGGTCGACGAAAACGAACTGGCCCGTGCCTATGGCACGAGCTCTCCGGGGCGTATTCGCCGGTTGCTCGACCATCTGGAACGGCAGGGCCTGGTGGTCGTGCGCGAAGACTTCGGCGGCGATCGCACCGTCATGGTGCCCGGCCTCGAAGGCGTGGGCGCCGGCTAG
- a CDS encoding acyl-CoA dehydrogenase family protein — MTAFDEWRARSPFYDETHEALAQSVRRFVEREISPHIDRWEAEGELPRELHRKAAEAGILGLRYPEEYGGHEEGFDIFHGLVITEELAAVGAGGLGASLMTHGIGLPPILALGSDELKQRIAPPVLAGEKIIALGITEAGGGSDVANLATTAVRDGDHYVVNGGKMFITSGMRADWLTCAVRTGGPGAGGISLLLIEMDSEGVERTRLDKMGWRCSDTAAIHFSDVRVPAENLIGPENGGFIGIMRNFNGERLGMAMGCCAYARVAMAEAADWAQNRETFGKPLVGHQSIRIKLADMERQIEATQAWVDLCAWQVREGRDRPADFAMLKVQATRMLEHVAREAAQVLGGASYITGSKVERIYREVRVNAIGGGSEEIMLDLAGRQLFGGSR; from the coding sequence ATGACAGCTTTCGACGAGTGGCGCGCCCGTTCCCCCTTCTATGACGAGACCCATGAGGCGCTCGCACAAAGCGTGCGGCGCTTCGTCGAGCGCGAGATTTCGCCGCATATCGACCGCTGGGAGGCGGAAGGCGAATTGCCGCGCGAGCTGCACCGCAAGGCGGCTGAGGCGGGCATTCTCGGCCTGCGCTATCCAGAGGAATACGGCGGGCACGAGGAAGGCTTCGACATCTTCCACGGGCTGGTGATCACCGAGGAACTGGCCGCCGTCGGCGCGGGCGGCCTCGGTGCCTCGCTGATGACGCATGGGATCGGCCTGCCGCCCATCCTTGCGCTCGGATCGGACGAGCTGAAGCAGCGTATCGCCCCGCCCGTCCTGGCGGGCGAGAAGATCATCGCTCTCGGCATTACCGAAGCGGGCGGCGGCTCTGACGTCGCGAATCTTGCCACCACGGCGGTGCGCGACGGCGACCATTACGTCGTCAACGGCGGCAAGATGTTCATCACCTCCGGCATGCGCGCCGACTGGCTCACCTGCGCCGTGCGCACTGGCGGCCCAGGCGCAGGCGGCATTTCGCTGCTGCTGATCGAAATGGACAGCGAAGGGGTGGAGCGGACCCGGCTCGACAAGATGGGCTGGCGCTGTTCCGATACCGCCGCGATCCATTTCTCCGACGTACGTGTGCCTGCGGAGAACCTCATCGGGCCGGAGAACGGCGGCTTCATCGGCATCATGCGCAATTTCAATGGCGAGCGGCTGGGTATGGCGATGGGCTGCTGCGCCTATGCGCGCGTGGCCATGGCCGAGGCCGCAGACTGGGCGCAGAACCGCGAGACCTTTGGCAAGCCGCTGGTCGGCCACCAGTCGATCCGCATCAAGCTCGCCGACATGGAACGCCAGATCGAGGCGACGCAGGCCTGGGTGGACCTATGCGCCTGGCAAGTGCGCGAAGGCCGCGACCGTCCCGCCGATTTCGCCATGCTCAAGGTCCAGGCCACCCGCATGCTCGAACATGTCGCGCGCGAGGCGGCGCAGGTGCTCGGCGGCGCGAGCTACATCACCGGCAGCAAGGTTGAGCGGATCTACCGCGAGGTGCGGGTGAACGCGATCGGCGGAGGCAGCGAGGAAATCATGCTCGACCTTGCAGGCCGGCAGCTGTTCGGCGGGTCGCGCTAG